The sequence aattgaaaaaattaaaagagttGAAAAAGTAATTGAGGATGTAGGTTTAACATTGAAAAGAGATTCAAGGGTTGGTGGGGTTTTGGCAGGAGGAGTTGCTGTTACTGGTTTATCAGGTGGTGAAAAACGTAGAGTATGTATTAAACAAATAGTTAATCATTATAAATCATaattaacaattttttttatttttttttaattaattttttttaaaaggttaGTATTGGTTGTGGTTTAATTACAAATCCaagtttaatatttttagatgAACCAACAAGTGGTTTAGATTCAGTTGCAGCATTACAAATTATGaaaacattattaaatttaacattAAAAGGTGTTACAGTAATTTGTAGTATCCATCAACCACGTCCtgaaatttttcaattaattaataaagtaATGGTAATTATTAAAGGTAAAATGATATATAGTGGTAGTAATATTTTGGAATATTTTGAATCATTAGGTTACCCATGtccaaataatacaaatccAGCAGATTTTTGTTTAGATTCAGCAGTTGAAATTGGTGAAGGTGAACGTTATACTGAAATTTGTAATCAATGGGAAAATAAATGGGAGAATCAACTAactaatgaaattgaatatcCATCTTTGAATGTTGATATTCCAAAAACAACTTCATGGGTATACCAATATTGGATTCTCCTAAATAGAGAATGGAGAGGATTTATTAGAAATAAAGGAAATGCATTATCAAGAGTAATCACAGGTATGtacatttatattaatttttattttaataaaatccaataataaaattattaatattaaattgaaatataGCAATTGTTATTGGAGCACTTTTTGGATCGTGTTTTGCAGGTCTTAAAGAATCAGATGCAGATGTTCAAAAAATTATGGGTACACTTTTCTTTTTAACCACTGGTTTAATGTtatcaccattttcaatgATTACTCTTTTCCTTTCAGGTAGACAATTGTTCAATTCAGAGAGAGCTTCAAAAATATATCATTCTTTTccttattttttatcaatgATTACTGTTGAACTAACGATTGAATTCTTTGTAACATTGGTAGAAGTAACAGTTTGTTATATGTTGGCTCGTTTGAGGATGGATGCCGGTAGATTTTTCTTTGCTGTTTTAGTATACAGTTTTATTCACTCACTTTCAACCTTTTTTATTAGTTCATTAGCTAATTTGACTGGTACAAGTGATTTAACATTCTCATATGCTTCTTCATTAAGTGTTGTTTTCATGCTATTTGCAGGTTTTTATGTTCCTACAAATGAATTACCAAGAGCATTTGGATGGCTTCATTGGGTCAACCCAGCATTTTATGGTTATTCTTCAGttgtaataaatcaatttgaagatttacaattaaagTGTACAGATGAACCATGCAAGTTTACCAATGGAAATCAAGTTATTGAATATTATGGAATTGAAGATTGGACAAGAGGTGGATCATTTGGAGTTTTGGTAGCTTGGgcaacatttttttattcattaagTTATTTTGCATTGCACTTTTTACACAGAGAAAAAAGATGAAATATAAAGAAAgagataaaaatttaaaattaaaaaaaaataaagaaataaaaaaaaaaattatttataaatatgttttattgggtttgtttttttttttttttttatacaattgttattatttttttgtttactaaaaaatttttgttattattattattatttttttatacacTTTTATctacttttatttaaatcagcACGAGTTATAAGTCTATTCATTGGAGAATTTGGGTCAACTTGATTTCTATTTGAAGAGTTTAGTTCTGGATGTGATTGAATTCTTTGcattgaagaatttaaatcagCTCTACTATGATTTCTAATCATTGAAGATTGAATTTCACCGTGTGGACTTCTTTGTTGAACTgttgaattaaattcaacaCGTGGTGAACCAACTCTTAAATGTTGTGGATTTATATCAGCATGGGAGATAATTCTTTGATTtggaatattatttaatctatGTTGTGGAACTGTTCTTAATGTTGATGGATTAACTTCAACATGAGATGTTAAAACTCTTGGAATTGGATGATTAAAATCTGGATGTGAATACATTCTTGGCATTGAACTATTTGAATCTGGAACGTGTCCGGCGAATCTTTGCATTGTAGAATATAAATCTGGATGAGAACTAATTCTATTCATTGAGTTTAATTCTTGAGTTGAAGCAATTTTCTTAATTGAAGAGATGATTGAATTCTTTCTTTGATTATAaccttcatcatcaacaaattcagaatttgattctaaatttaaatctttactATCAGCAtctgaatcaattgattcatcatcatcatcgtcatcatatGGATGGTGACCATTACTAAGATTACGACGGTGATGtgtaccaccactaccatctttggtttcattattattattatcgtgatggtgatgatgatgtggTTTCTTTTCATCATATcttgatttcttttcttccATATAGTTCTTGTAATCTTGACTGAATGGGAGTGGAATATCCTTGAAATGACTATAGGTATCAGCACATTGAACATGTTCACTTTCAACACGGAAGAAAATGAATTGAGCAGCCCATGCAATTTCAGACAATGAAAACCAGAATAAAAACAATGGATGATCTAATTTATATGATGTACCTTGTctaattgaaaaaacaattaaccATACAAATCTAAAGAATGTATCAAATGACATTGCAACATAATAAAcccattttcttttaaataccATTTTTTCTCTTAATGGCCATtgtttattagttttataatttaaaaataaacctattttttttttaaaaaaaaaaaaaaaaaaaaaaaaaaaaaaaaaaagatattaatataaattaattattaaaaaaaaaaaataataaaattaaaaaacttaccCCAATCAACAGTAAAATCAGCATAAAGTTTATAAACTGTACCAACGACATTGATGATAAACCATAAGATTTTAATCCAACTCCATTCCTTATTACCATAATTATTTGCAACCCATAAAAGAATATTAgtaacaattgaaaatgtaGATCTAATAGCACTAGTTATATGTGGGAAGAATTGACCAGTTTCCCAGAAACGACGTACACATTGCATAACACGCCAGTAGAATGGTAAAACACTTAAAATTGGGAAGATTACAGCTTTATGTTTAAAACAAACACCAGATGGAGAATAAAGTggatcattaaatttaaacataCAGACTATTTGTTGCATATTGAATAAAAATTCACCCAAACATAATAATTGTACAGACATAAAGAAATCTGGGAATCTAACTGGAACGAATGGGGCTTGAACAACTTTAGACATTTTATGTAAAACCCAAAATCTAGTACGATGAGCCAATACTTTAAATGGtagaattaaaaagaaaattgaaCCCAAGATAAATAACAATGGAATTAAAAGTAAGTAACGAGAAGTTTCTGGACTACcagttttatttgaaattgaatcaacATAAACATTGAAAACCACTAGCCACATTGTTACAAAAATCATACCATACATTAAATATCTTGATGAAGATCTTTTAATATCAGGTTTTagttcaaaaataaatacataaTTAATACCAGCTTTCTCCCATAGTTTAGTCATCAAAGCAAATAAAGTACCGAGAATAATTGGTAAAGAGGAAATACGGAATAGCAACCAAGCCATTGGAGAATTTTTGGGAGAATCAGCAACATCtgggaaataataataaaatttgaaaattactTGAGCAATTAAAATAGCACTTGCACCAATTAAGAAaccaataatataattttgaaattgattaaCTTGTTTATTGGTtctaatttgattatttgccaatttaatatcattaccaGTGAAATAACGAGCgtaaatttgtttaattcTTCTTGATAACTCTCTAACTGGACTATTGGTAGAGGTTAATCTTGTATTTTCTAAATATTTTCTACACTCTTTGGCAATTCttggatttattttttcatatttatcCAATATCTTATAGAAACCatccaaattcaaatttttataaGATTCTAATGATTCCAAATAATGGTAGTTATCATGGAAACCTTGTTTAACATAATCAATATTTCTTATGGTTCTTAGTTGTTCATTATCTGATAAAAATGGAATCATACCAACCAGATCGACACATTTGAATTTAGTCTTTCTATAACGGTCAACAAAGAATATATCCACTTTATTTACTTGATCAATGAAACCGTCTTGAAAAGTTTCTTGTGGAACGAATACAGTAGCAcctgtaatattattacttgcAACCATTTCAATTTGAGATGaaataccaccaccatccAATTGAAATTCGTCACCTTCAATCTCACTACTACTACCGAGACCTTTGTTTTTTGGTGAACGTGATACCATTCTACTTAAtctattatttgtatttttggctatttttttcaatcttttAACACCTTTATTAATTCCTTTTTTAACTTTAACTCTACTACCAGCTGTTGCTGTTATATTTATAATctcaccattatcatcaataacCAATTCATCCATTTCAatctcatcatcatcaccaccatcttcatcaccaacaacaccattaccattttcattttcatcatcttcatcttcaccaGAACTTTCTTGTGGAGCCATTTGATTTGgtattgaaatattatttgaatttgtttgtTCACCATCTtttaatgtattattattattattattattatttatattattattattattattattattattattattattattattattattattattattattatttttatttatattattttgttcTTCTGGGGATAAtggtaaatcaattattgcactatttaatatttcagcatttatatattcattgtctattaaattttttaaatattcataatCTATATATTTATCTCTCCAATGACTaactttattatcttttaaataatctctaaatttcattttattattttataaattttccaagatttttatttttatatttatattttaattttttttttttttttaaaaaataatttataattattattattttttttttattattattattattttaaatattattaaacaactaaattaattgagttttaaaatattatttatttatttaattatttactttttattttttttatttatttattttttttttttttttattatttaaattaaaaaaaaaaaaattatttatttatttatttaatattttttatttttttttttttttttttattttattattttttttttttttaataaccaaaaaaaaaatttttttgacgtaatacaataaaaattggaatacaatcaaatcaattattgtGTGTGGATTTCTTTATAAAAgtgattaattaaaaaaacaaaaaaaaaattgattaaatttaaagtgACAAAGGAATcagtgaaaaaaaaacaaaaaaaaaaacaaaaaataataaaaaaaaaaataaaaataaaaaaaaattgaattaaacaGAGTTGACATTCACATTTTTTCTTTAACTGGTATTTTTGCTGGAATgtatgataaaaataaactcaaaaattttttttttttttgtgcgGAAAAAAAACTCtcataaaaatttaaacataAAGTTTGACAATCAACAAATCTCTGGgcatgtttaaaaaaaaataaaaaaaaaaaaaaaaaaataaaaaaattaaacaaaaaaattaaaatataaaacaaaaaagtatttttttttttttttttttttttatttgtttatagCACCTTATACACAGGTTAAAAAAAtgtgataatatttttaataacccCTTTTTGatagtattttattttttatttattttttttttaattttttttaatttttttttttttttagatttgtTGGTgtgtatttttataataatttaaaataaaagggtttattttttattttgtttgggttttttttttaataattattattataatagatTTGTTTAACTTATCCTGTGTGTGATCGTTTTTTCtctgtgtttttttttttttttgactgggcatttctttgttttttttcattttttttttttcatttttttcatttttttttatttttttttatttttttttacttttttattttttttctgtttagatttctgttttttttccAACGGTcacttaataaattaattaatttgatgacgatgatgatttttGCTTTTTTCGTAAAAAGATcttgattttataaaaaaaataaaaattctttaatttatttttatttttttttttttttttttttttttttattttatgtggtaaatttttttttttttttaatcatttttttttttttttcaatcattttctttatttaattttttttttttttttttttttttaatcatttttttagtCTTGgttggtaattttaaaactcaACTATtgtcattttgttttttttaactcaaattaattttcatcTTGAGTTTTATTTTTCAGCCATTCTCAAATTATTAGAGTGAATTGATTTGAACATTACTGCTCAAAATAATTTGCATTCAAGAGTCTGAATAGGATTTAAACTCGATGCCCCTCATCAGAATTTTTAGTTgattactatttattattaataaaaaaaaaaaaaaaaaaaaaagaaaaaaaaaattataatttttaatatttatgtgtttgtgttttttatttttaataaaggtttttattaatttagtatatttaaaaatataatatgtAATTGAAAGTTATAAGGAAGtggaaaaataattttcttttttttttttttcttttaaaaaagttatataatacaaaaaagtttatttttctgtttttttttttattttaatttttttaaatactaaatattaaataattactattaatatttttttattatttcttttttgcaGGTTTTTTACTTGTTCCCATTTTACCAAGTGAAAAACCATTTGCAGGCACGGCgccaaaattaccaaatggaTTTGGTGCAGTGGATGGGGTTGAACCAAATGGTGAAGGTGAGGCTGCTGGTGCTCCAAATGGAGAGGGTGAGGCTGCCTGTATTCCAAATGGTGAAGGTGAAGCTGCAGGTGCTCCAAATGGTGATGTAGTTGAAGCCATTGAATTTCCAAAAGGTGATGCACCAAATGGAGTTGAGGATGAGGATGAAGTAGTTGGTGCTCCaaatggtaatgatgatgatgacgatgatgatgatgaggttATTGGTGCTCCAAATGGTGAAGAGACGAATGATGGTGCAGCGGTTGAAGATGATGCTCCTCCAAAAAGATTAGTCGAACTTGAGGTTGAAATTTGTGGTGCTCCAAATGGAGTTGAGGATGCAGATGTTGGTGCTCCAAATGGAGGTGAGGATGTAGATGTTGGTGCTCCAAATGGTGATGCTCCAAATGGAGTTGAAGATGTAGATGATGGTGCTCCAAATGGTGATGATCCAAAAGAAGGTGTGGTAGTAGCGGCGGTAGATGTAGTTGGTGCACCAAATAAACTGGAAGATGAGGTTGAATTTGAAAGTGATGGTGCTCCAAATGGATTAGAAGATGGTGTTGATGATACAGTAGTTGGTGATGAGGTTGGGAATGGATTTGAACCAAATGGATTGGATGTTGCTGGTGTTGATGAAGTTGGGattgaaaatggtgatgAAGTTGATGGTGCTGCTGATCCAAAGAGACCTGTTGATGGTGTGGTGGTTGATGATGTAGTTGAAGAGGATGATCCAAATAATCctgttgatgatggtgttgaGGATGAGGATCCAAATAATCCAGTCGATGGTGTAGTGGTAGtagatgttgttgttgttgaaccaAATAATCCTGTTGATGGgtttgttgctgttgtagATCCAAATAATCCTGTAGATGGAGCAGTTGATCCAAATAATCCTGTTGGTTGTGTGGCAGTAGtggatgatgaagataaagAAGATGATGTGGATGATGAAGACGAACCAAATAATCCTGTTGATGGGGTTGATGATGAGGAACCAAATGGTGTAGCAGTAGtggatgttgttgttgaaccaAATAATCCTGTTGATGGAGCAGTATTGGTGGTTGAGGATGATGTTGAGCCAAATAATCCTGTTGATGGGGTAGTAGTAGCAATTGAGGATGAGGAGCCAAATAATCCTGTTGATGGAGTTGTTGAGGTTGAAGTTGTCAAGGTCGAGGTTGTTGCTGGAGTGGAAGTTCCAAATAATGCAGTTGAGGGAGTTGTAGATCCAAATAAGCCATTTGGTGGTGTGGTAGTTGTCGATGTGGTGGAAGATGGTGTTGAACCAAACAATCctgttgatggtgttgttgttgctgctgttgttgttgatccaAATAAGCCagttgatggtgttgttgatCCAAATAAGCCAGTTGATggtgtggtggttgttgaggtggtagaagatgatgatattgatgatgatgatgatgaagatgaagcaCCAAACAATCCAGTTGATGGGGTTGTTGCGGAACCAAATAATCCAGTTGATGGGGTTGTAGATGATGAAGCACCAAACAATCCAGTAGATGGTGTTGTAGTTAAAGATGATGTTGAAGATGATGTCGATGGTGTAGTTGTTGAACCAaataatgatgttgatggGGTTGCAGTTGTTGCAGCTGTAGTTGTGGTAGTAGCTACCTTTGATTCAGTTTGATTTGTTGACCCAAATAAACCACTGGATGAAGTTGAAGATGgaattgaaaatggtgagGCTGATGTTGTACTAAATAATCCTCCTGAAGAAAGTGATGGAGTTGTTTTTGTCTCAGATTTTGAGTcagatgatgttgttgttgttccaAATAAActtgatggtgttgttgcTGAAGTGGTGCTACCAAATAAAGAGCTAGAGGTAGATGAggaggatgatgatgttcCAAATAAACTGTTTGATGGTGTGGTTGTTGAAGTAGTagatgaggatgatgatgatgaggatgatgatgatgatggtgttgttgagCCAAATAagcttgttgttggtgtAGCTGTAGTAGTAGCAGTAGAAGCTAATGTTGAGGCACCAAATAAACTAGAAGTGGAAGCTGTTGAACCAAGTGggtttgatgaaaataatgaaccagttgatgttgttgatggatTAGAGAATAAACCAGAGGTAGTTGTCGAACCAAATAATgatgttgtggtggtggtggtggttgtagATGGTTTATCATCTATCTTTTCCTTTTTAGAGGTAGTTGGAATAATGATGGTTTgaagatgttgatgatgatgatgatgactctctctttttctttctctttttatttgaatcttcATCGgatgaatcatcatcattttcacctttttttgttaaaaatgaACTTGTTAATAATGAACCACCAGAGAATAAACTACTACCAGTTGGTGCACTTCCAAATAAACTGCCACCAGTTGGTGTATTTCCAAATAAGCTACCACCTTTTGGAGGAGCAGCAAATAAACCTGTTAATTGTGTACTttgttgttttgtttttggtttcttttctttttctttttcttcatcaGAATCTGGTGGTACATAAAATTCTTCCTCTGCTTCTAAATCACCACCATTTCCATCACCTTCGTTCTCTTCATCAGAATCTGGTGGTACATAAAATGCTTCCTCTGCTTCTAATTCACCATTTTCGTCACCTTCTTCATCACCTTCATCACCTTCATTCTcctcatcttcttcatcagattctggtggtggtggtggcgaTGATTTCTTTGGTGCTGCTGATAAATTTACACCAAATGAAGCTGGTGGTTTAGCagttgttgtatttgatgAACCAAATAAAGAAGTTGAAGTTGATGATTTGCTAG comes from Dictyostelium discoideum AX4 chromosome 2 chromosome, whole genome shotgun sequence and encodes:
- a CDS encoding EXS domain-containing protein, whose amino-acid sequence is MKFRDYLKDNKVSHWRDKYIDYEYLKNLIDNEYINAEILNSAIIDLPLSPEEQNNINKNNNNNNNNNNNNNNNNNNNNNINNNNNNNNTLKDGEQTNSNNISIPNQMAPQESSGEDEDDENENGNGVVGDEDGGDDDEIEMDELVIDDNGEIINITATAGSRVKVKKGINKGVKRLKKIAKNTNNRLSRMVSRSPKNKGLGSSSEIEGDEFQLDGGGISSQIEMVASNNITGATVFVPQETFQDGFIDQVNKVDIFFVDRYRKTKFKCVDLVGMIPFLSDNEQLRTIRNIDYVKQGFHDNYHYLESLESYKNLNLDGFYKILDKYEKINPRIAKECRKYLENTRLTSTNSPVRELSRRIKQIYARYFTGNDIKLANNQIRTNKQVNQFQNYIIGFLIGASAILIAQVIFKFYYYFPDVADSPKNSPMAWLLFRISSLPIILGTLFALMTKLWEKAGINYVFIFELKPDIKRSSSRYLMYGMIFVTMWLVVFNVYVDSISNKTGSPETSRYLLLIPLLFILGSIFFLILPFKVLAHRTRFWVLHKMSKVVQAPFVPVRFPDFFMSVQLLCLGEFLFNMQQIVCMFKFNDPLYSPSGVCFKHKAVIFPILSVLPFYWRVMQCVRRFWETGQFFPHITSAIRSTFSIVTNILLWVANNYGNKEWSWIKILWFIINVVGTVYKLYADFTVDWGLFLNYKTNKQWPLREKMVFKRKWVYYVAMSFDTFFRFVWLIVFSIRQGTSYKLDHPLFLFWFSLSEIAWAAQFIFFRVESEHVQCADTYSHFKDIPLPFSQDYKNYMEEKKSRYDEKKPHHHHHHDNNNNETKDGSGGTHHRRNLSNGHHPYDDDDDDESIDSDADSKDLNLESNSEFVDDEGYNQRKNSIISSIKKIASTQELNSMNRISSHPDLYSTMQRFAGHVPDSNSSMPRMYSHPDFNHPIPRVLTSHVEVNPSTLRTVPQHRLNNIPNQRIISHADINPQHLRVGSPRVEFNSTVQQRSPHGEIQSSMIRNHSRADLNSSMQRIQSHPELNSSNRNQVDPNSPMNRLITRADLNKSR
- the abcG8 gene encoding ABC transporter G family protein, whose protein sequence is MELETIEYNKSFNICENGDSKGVQLTFKNISYKVENKNYNKNKKEKNKNKIDPEFVNLDNKTENSNEKEITILYNVGGVIEKGELVALMGPSGSGKSTLLDILAQRKSTGKITGQLLVNGKEIGEAYKKYCSYVTQEDVLLQTYTVFETLKFYADLKLPGVSEIEKIKRVEKVIEDVGLTLKRDSRVGGVLAGGVAVTGLSGGEKRRVSIGCGLITNPSLIFLDEPTSGLDSVAALQIMKTLLNLTLKGVTVICSIHQPRPEIFQLINKVMVIIKGKMIYSGSNILEYFESLGYPCPNNTNPADFCLDSAVEIGEGERYTEICNQWENKWENQLTNEIEYPSLNVDIPKTTSWVYQYWILLNREWRGFIRNKGNALSRVITAIVIGALFGSCFAGLKESDADVQKIMGTLFFLTTGLMLSPFSMITLFLSGRQLFNSERASKIYHSFPYFLSMITVELTIEFFVTLVEVTVCYMLARLRMDAGRFFFAVLVYSFIHSLSTFFISSLANLTGTSDLTFSYASSLSVVFMLFAGFYVPTNELPRAFGWLHWVNPAFYGYSSVVINQFEDLQLKCTDEPCKFTNGNQVIEYYGIEDWTRGGSFGVLVAWATFFYSLSYFALHFLHREKR